From a region of the Candidatus Limnocylindrales bacterium genome:
- a CDS encoding CBS domain-containing protein, whose product MDREIIDDEIRQMYEESGSTPKVLDESTIKVPIRNLPLHKPILLEEGSSVAQALDLMKKNRIGCMLVVRNGKLTGIFTERDVLMKIVGTPLDLSTTPIETLMTRNPDCLQPDDMIAFALNRMHIGGFRHIPLVDEAHKPVGIVSVKDIVDYLVDHFSEEVLNLPPNPIRITTEREGA is encoded by the coding sequence ATGGATCGTGAGATTATCGATGACGAAATCAGGCAAATGTATGAAGAATCTGGAAGTACCCCTAAGGTCCTCGATGAAAGCACGATCAAAGTCCCTATCCGAAATCTCCCTCTGCACAAACCCATCCTCCTGGAAGAGGGGAGTTCTGTTGCCCAGGCCCTGGATTTGATGAAGAAAAACCGGATTGGGTGTATGCTGGTGGTAAGAAATGGGAAATTGACCGGCATCTTCACAGAACGGGATGTACTGATGAAAATTGTTGGAACCCCTCTAGACCTGTCCACCACTCCCATCGAGACGTTGATGACCCGAAACCCGGATTGTCTCCAGCCGGATGATATGATTGCCTTCGCATTGAATCGTATGCATATCGGGGGATTCCGCCATATCCCTCTGGTAGATGAGGCCCATAAGCCTGTTGGGATTGTCTCAGTAAAGGATATCGTCGATTACCTGGTAGATCATTTCTCTGAAGAAGTTTTAAATCTACCCCCTAACCCTATACGGATCACTACGGAACGGGAAGGAGCTTAA
- a CDS encoding 2-oxoacid:ferredoxin oxidoreductase subunit beta, which yields MSTVKTTDNGNPPPLTKKDFESDQDVRWCPGCGDYSILAQVQRVLPELGIKRENYVFVAGIGCSSRFPYYMNTYGFHGIHGRAPAIATGVKCINQDLSVWIATGDGDGLSIGGNHLIHILRRNVDVKILLFNNKIYGLTKGQYSPTSEYGKKTYSTPFGSIDHPFNPISVALGAEGTFVARTIDRDPKHLQEMIRRAARHKGTAFIEIYQNCNIFNDGAFSHLTEKDVKDDNVLYLEHGKPLVFGKNRDKGIKLEGLKPRVVSLKDGYALDDLLVHDETAQEPTLAYILSHLPDHPGFPTPVGVFRCVQRPTYDMEMTEQILNAKKQLGEGDLDALLTGGNTWVIPE from the coding sequence ATGAGTACTGTCAAAACAACCGATAACGGAAATCCACCTCCCTTAACCAAAAAAGATTTTGAATCGGATCAGGATGTACGTTGGTGCCCGGGTTGTGGGGATTATTCCATTTTAGCGCAGGTTCAAAGAGTCCTGCCGGAATTGGGTATCAAACGGGAAAATTATGTTTTTGTCGCCGGAATAGGCTGTTCCAGTCGATTCCCCTACTACATGAATACATATGGTTTTCATGGAATCCATGGCCGGGCTCCCGCCATTGCTACAGGTGTAAAATGTATTAACCAGGATCTATCGGTATGGATCGCTACCGGGGATGGTGATGGATTGAGTATCGGAGGAAATCACCTTATTCATATCCTACGTCGCAACGTAGATGTCAAGATCCTGTTGTTCAACAATAAAATTTATGGATTAACCAAGGGTCAGTATTCTCCAACCTCGGAATACGGAAAGAAGACATACTCTACACCCTTCGGTTCCATCGACCATCCTTTCAATCCTATCTCGGTAGCTTTAGGGGCTGAAGGAACTTTTGTGGCCCGTACCATAGATCGAGACCCCAAGCATCTTCAAGAAATGATACGGCGTGCGGCCCGTCATAAGGGGACTGCTTTCATAGAAATCTATCAGAACTGTAATATCTTTAACGATGGAGCCTTTTCCCATCTGACCGAAAAGGATGTAAAGGATGATAATGTCCTTTACCTGGAACATGGAAAGCCCCTGGTATTTGGAAAAAACCGGGATAAGGGGATTAAGCTGGAAGGCTTAAAACCCCGGGTGGTCTCTTTAAAAGACGGTTATGCCTTAGATGACCTTTTAGTTCATGATGAAACGGCCCAGGAACCTACACTGGCTTATATTTTGAGCCATCTGCCGGATCATCCCGGATTCCCAACACCGGTTGGGGTATTCCGTTGTGTACAGCGTCCGACTTACGATATGGAGATGACAGAACAGATCCTGAACGCTAAAAAACAGCTTGGAGAAGGAGACCTGGACGCCCTTCTTACCGGTGGAAATACCTGGGTAATTCCAGAATAA